One stretch of Cellulomonas wangsupingiae DNA includes these proteins:
- a CDS encoding helix-turn-helix transcriptional regulator — protein sequence MDARHTLAAASRDGHLALRRVERHHRILELLGHGGTLTARVLADRVGVSTRTVERDVERLRDAGVPFTTRPGRGGGIALAPARRTAVVELDAGEIAALVSAMAVVGTTSSPSAGSATAKLVTALR from the coding sequence ATGGACGCTCGTCACACGCTCGCTGCCGCCTCCCGCGACGGGCACCTCGCGTTGCGCCGGGTGGAGCGCCACCACCGCATCCTCGAGCTGCTCGGCCACGGCGGGACCCTGACGGCACGCGTTCTCGCGGACCGGGTCGGCGTGTCGACGCGGACCGTGGAGCGCGACGTCGAGCGGCTGCGCGACGCCGGCGTGCCGTTCACGACCCGACCGGGACGAGGAGGCGGGATCGCCCTCGCGCCCGCGCGCCGGACCGCGGTGGTCGAGCTCGACGCCGGCGAGATCGCGGCGCTCGTCTCGGCGATGGCCGTCGTCGGCACGACCTCGAGCCCGTCGGCCGGGTCCGCGACGGCCAAGCTGGTCACCGCCCTGCGCTGA
- a CDS encoding DUF4440 domain-containing protein yields MHEGTDDFFARYARALLARDADAIADMYAVPALIAFPGRSIAVGDREQTRESFADSWSAYEGVTEADPRVQVVAATRHSVWADVTWSYGGREQERYVYQLLDGPDGWQIGVLTPMEL; encoded by the coding sequence ATGCACGAGGGCACGGACGACTTCTTCGCGCGGTACGCCCGGGCGCTGCTCGCCCGCGACGCGGACGCGATCGCGGACATGTACGCGGTGCCGGCGCTCATCGCGTTCCCCGGCCGGAGCATCGCGGTGGGCGACAGGGAGCAGACCCGCGAGTCGTTCGCCGACAGCTGGTCGGCGTACGAGGGCGTCACCGAGGCCGACCCGCGCGTCCAGGTGGTCGCGGCCACCCGGCACAGCGTCTGGGCGGACGTCACCTGGTCGTACGGCGGGCGGGAGCAGGAGCGCTACGTCTACCAGCTGCTCGACGGCCCCGACGGGTGGCAGATCGGGGTCCTGACCCCGATGGAGCTGTGA
- a CDS encoding GNAT family N-acetyltransferase, whose amino-acid sequence MSLRFAPATQDVFDDVVEMLGPRRRPDAAACWCLTYRLGAPTAARLDAHERRARVFELCGRTPAPGVLAYDGPDVVGWAGVALRSQVAELDDETVYPRVDGADPWAVFCLRTRAGRRRRGLGQQLLEGAVTFARDNGADVVEAYPLDTDRKVDAIFTYPGLRSMFERAGFVKVADTRSTVGGARRVVMRLPPA is encoded by the coding sequence GTGAGCCTGCGGTTCGCGCCGGCGACCCAGGACGTCTTCGACGACGTCGTGGAGATGCTCGGCCCGCGACGCCGCCCCGACGCCGCGGCGTGCTGGTGCCTCACCTACCGCCTCGGGGCGCCGACGGCCGCACGGCTCGACGCGCACGAACGCCGCGCGCGGGTCTTCGAGCTGTGCGGCAGGACCCCGGCCCCCGGCGTCCTGGCGTACGACGGGCCGGACGTCGTCGGGTGGGCCGGTGTCGCCCTGCGGTCGCAGGTGGCCGAGCTGGACGACGAGACGGTGTACCCCCGGGTGGACGGCGCCGACCCCTGGGCGGTCTTCTGCCTGCGCACGCGGGCCGGCCGCCGCCGCCGGGGACTCGGCCAGCAGCTCCTCGAGGGCGCGGTGACGTTCGCGCGCGACAACGGGGCCGACGTCGTGGAGGCGTACCCGCTCGACACCGACCGCAAGGTCGACGCGATCTTCACGTACCCCGGCCTGCGGTCGATGTTCGAGCGGGCGGGCTTCGTCAAGGTCGCCGACACCCGGTCGACGGTGGGCGGCGCCCGGCGGGTCGTCATGCGGTTGCCGCCCGCCTGA
- a CDS encoding SRPBCC family protein: MSTAPHVPYRLQFSVEVPGTPEQVWEAIATAKGMSAWFLPTDIEEREGGSLHVSMGPGMGSDGHVTGWEPPRRLVYEEDWAALMGKDPDDLSPLTSEFVVEAQSGGTCVVRVTTSGFGTGADWEQEWWDDMGTTWRPSFDVLRLYLARFAGQEAAPLEVSASHAGDERTVWAALRGAFGLGDVGSTVEVRGATGTLESVGERHAVIGLTAPVPGMLSVGVYGEGEGKAGAFVRGHLFSPDAAQYVRREGPGWQAWLQGLPVPA, translated from the coding sequence ATGAGCACCGCACCGCACGTCCCGTACCGCCTGCAGTTCAGCGTGGAGGTCCCCGGCACCCCGGAACAGGTGTGGGAGGCGATCGCCACAGCGAAGGGCATGAGCGCCTGGTTCCTGCCGACCGACATCGAGGAGCGCGAGGGCGGGTCCCTGCACGTCTCGATGGGCCCGGGAATGGGCTCGGACGGCCACGTCACCGGGTGGGAGCCGCCGCGCCGCCTCGTGTACGAGGAGGACTGGGCCGCCCTCATGGGCAAGGACCCCGACGATCTGAGCCCCTTGACGTCGGAGTTCGTCGTCGAGGCGCAGTCCGGCGGCACGTGCGTCGTGCGCGTCACCACCAGCGGCTTCGGTACCGGCGCCGACTGGGAGCAGGAGTGGTGGGACGACATGGGCACCACCTGGCGACCGTCCTTCGACGTCCTGCGCCTCTACCTCGCGCGCTTCGCCGGCCAGGAGGCCGCCCCGCTCGAGGTCAGCGCCTCCCACGCCGGCGACGAGCGCACGGTCTGGGCCGCGCTGCGCGGAGCGTTCGGGCTGGGGGACGTGGGCTCGACGGTCGAGGTGCGCGGTGCCACCGGGACGCTGGAGAGCGTCGGGGAGCGGCACGCCGTCATCGGGCTCACGGCGCCCGTGCCCGGGATGCTCAGCGTCGGCGTGTACGGCGAGGGCGAGGGGAAGGCCGGCGCGTTCGTCCGGGGTCACCTCTTCTCGCCGGACGCCGCGCAGTACGTGCGGCGCGAGGGGCCGGGCTGGCAGGCCTGGCTCCAGGGGCTGCCCGTCCCGGCCTGA
- a CDS encoding ArsR/SmtB family transcription factor — protein sequence MQDIEVIESVDAAAAALDPVRARLLGELTVPASAAGLAARVGITRQKVNYHLKALEAHGLVELSEERRHGGITERVLQASAARYVVSPAAVTASAADPDATADRRSAGYLVALAGRVVREVGALARRAGTSGERLPTLTIDTRIGFRSAADRAAFADDLTAAVLDLAARYHHDDGEPYRLVVAAHPVPEEESS from the coding sequence ATGCAGGACATCGAGGTCATCGAGAGCGTGGACGCCGCCGCCGCGGCGCTGGACCCCGTGCGGGCCCGGCTGCTCGGCGAGCTGACCGTCCCGGCGTCCGCCGCCGGGCTCGCCGCCCGCGTCGGCATCACGCGCCAGAAGGTCAACTACCACCTCAAGGCGCTCGAGGCGCACGGCCTGGTGGAGCTGTCCGAGGAGCGTCGGCACGGCGGCATCACCGAGCGGGTGCTGCAGGCGTCGGCGGCGAGGTACGTCGTCTCGCCCGCGGCGGTGACCGCGTCGGCCGCCGACCCGGACGCCACCGCCGACCGGCGGTCGGCGGGCTACCTGGTGGCGCTCGCGGGCCGGGTCGTGCGCGAGGTCGGCGCCCTCGCGCGCCGGGCCGGCACGTCCGGCGAGCGGCTGCCCACCTTGACGATCGACACGCGGATCGGCTTCCGGTCGGCGGCCGACCGTGCCGCCTTCGCCGACGACCTCACCGCCGCGGTGCTCGACCTGGCCGCTCGCTACCACCACGACGACGGGGAGCCGTACCGGCTCGTCGTCGCCGCGCACCCCGTCCCCGAGGAGGAGAGCTCATGA
- a CDS encoding NADH:flavin oxidoreductase/NADH oxidase: MPSALFSPLTLRGTTFAHRVWMAPMCQYSAAADGPDAGAPTDWHVQHYGARAAGGAALVIVEATAVVPEGRISPFDLGLWDDAQVPAHRRVVDLLHAQGVPAGIQLAHAGRKASTDALWHGGGPLAPGAGGWPVVGPSAVPFADGHPTPTALTTEGVADVVAAFAAAARRAVAAGYDVVEVHAAHGYLLHQFCSPDSNVRDDAYGGPFEHRTRLVREVTSAVRAAVPDTMPVLVRVSATDWVEPAGWTADDTVRLARDLAPLGVDMVHVSTGGNLPGVHVPVEPGYQVPFAARVRAESGMPTIAVGAITDPVQAERVVADGSADAVALARPLLVDPFWPHRAAVALGADLPLPRQYDRARALLA, from the coding sequence ATGCCCTCGGCCCTGTTCTCCCCCCTGACCCTGCGCGGCACGACGTTCGCGCACCGCGTGTGGATGGCGCCGATGTGCCAGTACTCGGCCGCCGCGGACGGCCCGGACGCGGGGGCACCGACGGACTGGCACGTGCAGCATTACGGCGCACGGGCCGCGGGCGGAGCGGCCCTCGTCATCGTCGAGGCGACGGCCGTCGTGCCCGAGGGCCGGATCAGCCCCTTCGACCTGGGGCTGTGGGACGACGCGCAGGTCCCCGCGCACCGCCGGGTCGTCGACCTGCTGCACGCCCAGGGCGTGCCGGCCGGGATCCAGCTCGCGCACGCCGGGCGCAAGGCGAGCACCGACGCACTGTGGCACGGCGGCGGCCCGCTGGCTCCCGGCGCGGGCGGCTGGCCGGTCGTGGGCCCCAGCGCCGTGCCGTTCGCCGACGGCCACCCGACGCCCACCGCGCTGACGACCGAGGGGGTCGCGGACGTCGTGGCGGCGTTCGCGGCCGCCGCCCGCCGCGCGGTCGCCGCGGGGTACGACGTGGTCGAGGTGCACGCCGCCCACGGGTACCTGCTGCACCAGTTCTGCTCCCCGGACTCCAACGTGCGCGACGACGCGTACGGCGGACCGTTCGAGCACCGCACGCGCCTGGTGCGCGAGGTGACGTCGGCAGTCCGCGCCGCGGTGCCGGACACGATGCCGGTGCTGGTCCGGGTGTCCGCGACCGACTGGGTCGAGCCGGCCGGGTGGACGGCGGACGACACCGTGCGCCTCGCTCGGGACCTGGCGCCGCTGGGCGTCGACATGGTGCACGTCTCGACGGGCGGCAACCTGCCGGGCGTCCACGTGCCCGTCGAGCCGGGCTACCAGGTGCCGTTCGCGGCGCGCGTGCGTGCGGAGAGCGGGATGCCGACGATCGCGGTCGGCGCGATCACCGACCCCGTGCAGGCCGAGCGGGTCGTCGCCGACGGGTCCGCCGACGCCGTCGCACTGGCCCGCCCGCTGCTCGTCGACCCGTTCTGGCCGCACCGGGCGGCCGTCGCGCTGGGCGCCGACCTGCCGCTCCCCCGGCAGTACGACCGCGCCCGCGCGCTGCTCGCCTGA
- a CDS encoding TIGR03618 family F420-dependent PPOX class oxidoreductase yields the protein MPKPPLPDAVAALLARPNPAVMGTVHPDGYPVTVATWYLLEDDGRVLLNLDASRARLAHLRTNPHVSLTALSEESWYTHVSLQGRVVEISDDVDLVDIDRLSTHYGGKPYPVRDRPRVSVRVEVDRWHGWGAAKQD from the coding sequence GTGCCGAAGCCTCCCCTGCCCGACGCCGTCGCCGCGCTGCTCGCCCGCCCCAACCCGGCGGTCATGGGCACGGTCCACCCCGACGGGTACCCCGTCACCGTCGCCACCTGGTACCTGCTGGAGGACGACGGCCGCGTGCTGCTCAACCTCGACGCGTCGCGGGCGCGCCTCGCGCACCTGCGGACCAACCCGCACGTCTCGCTGACGGCGCTGAGCGAGGAGAGCTGGTACACGCACGTCAGCCTGCAGGGCCGGGTCGTGGAGATCAGCGACGACGTCGACCTCGTGGACATCGACCGCCTGTCGACGCACTACGGCGGCAAGCCCTACCCGGTGCGGGACCGGCCGCGCGTCAGCGTGCGCGTCGAGGTCGACCGCTGGCACGGCTGGGGCGCCGCCAAGCAGGACTGA
- a CDS encoding glycoside hydrolase family 3 N-terminal domain-containing protein: protein MTDRPAARAPAPRHARPHPGRVRAAVLVLCAVLSVGSGALAAAGAGEESPDAGGSAAAPRRVVPSPTPSPAPTCSPAPLEARAAATLVVGLPGVVRADEPLARDVVALGVGGVFLSETNVRDARQVAALSAGLRAAAGRPLLVSTDEESGRVALMRDVVGAGPSPRRLAQRESPEQVRARAAATGEALAAVGVDLDLAPVLDLDAGPSGGVIGDRSFSADPGVASRYGLAYAAGLADAGVTPTVKHFPGHGRSRVDSHRESDVVAAGLDELAATDLVPFRDAIAAGVPVVMLNHLQYAALDPDLPASLSPRAYALLRTMGFTGVAITDSVGMGAVNLRWDFPEAAVHAIAAGADAVLATDGAQAVRMRDALVEAVRSGRLPEARLSQAAARVTALAGGDPVAMSCLDVELPTPSR, encoded by the coding sequence GTGACCGACCGGCCGGCCGCGCGGGCTCCTGCGCCACGCCACGCACGGCCCCACCCCGGACGGGTGCGGGCCGCCGTGCTCGTGCTGTGCGCCGTGCTGTCGGTCGGCAGCGGGGCGCTCGCGGCCGCCGGTGCGGGGGAGGAGTCACCGGACGCCGGCGGGTCGGCCGCCGCGCCACGCCGGGTGGTGCCCTCGCCCACGCCGTCACCCGCACCCACCTGCTCGCCGGCGCCGCTCGAGGCGCGTGCCGCCGCGACGCTCGTCGTGGGCCTGCCGGGCGTGGTGCGCGCCGACGAGCCGCTCGCGCGGGACGTCGTCGCGCTCGGGGTCGGCGGGGTGTTCCTCTCGGAGACGAACGTGCGTGACGCGCGCCAGGTCGCCGCCCTGTCCGCAGGGCTGCGCGCCGCGGCGGGCCGTCCGCTCCTGGTCTCCACGGACGAGGAGTCGGGGCGCGTCGCGCTCATGCGCGACGTCGTCGGTGCCGGCCCCTCGCCGCGGCGGCTCGCCCAGCGCGAGTCGCCCGAGCAGGTCCGGGCGAGGGCCGCCGCGACGGGGGAGGCGCTCGCGGCCGTGGGCGTGGACCTCGACCTGGCTCCCGTGCTGGACCTCGACGCAGGGCCGTCCGGCGGGGTGATCGGCGACCGGTCGTTCAGTGCCGACCCGGGCGTCGCGTCGCGCTACGGCCTGGCGTACGCCGCGGGCCTGGCCGACGCGGGCGTCACGCCGACCGTCAAGCACTTCCCCGGGCACGGCCGCTCGCGCGTCGACTCGCACCGCGAGTCCGACGTCGTGGCCGCAGGCCTCGACGAGCTGGCCGCGACCGACCTGGTGCCCTTCCGCGACGCGATCGCCGCCGGTGTCCCCGTCGTCATGCTCAACCACCTGCAGTACGCGGCCCTCGACCCGGACCTGCCGGCCTCCCTGAGCCCGCGCGCGTACGCGCTCCTGCGGACGATGGGGTTCACGGGTGTCGCGATCACGGACTCCGTCGGCATGGGCGCGGTCAACCTGCGCTGGGACTTCCCCGAGGCCGCGGTGCACGCGATCGCGGCGGGGGCCGACGCCGTCCTGGCCACCGACGGTGCCCAGGCGGTGCGGATGCGCGACGCGCTCGTCGAGGCCGTGCGCAGCGGCCGGCTCCCCGAGGCGCGGCTGTCGCAGGCCGCGGCCCGCGTGACCGCGCTCGCGGGCGGGGACCCCGTCGCGATGTCGTGCCTGGACGTGGAGCTGCCGACGCCGTCCCGCTGA
- a CDS encoding MOSC domain-containing protein: MASILAVCVVHALRPDSGPVGVTAIDKRAVDGPVRVGPYGLRADVQADRKHHGGADQAVYAYGQDDAEHWARELGRELPPGWFGENLRVEGLDPNAARIGDRWRVGDGVVLEVTGPRTPCATFARWVGGDDERGWVRRFRDEGRVGAYLRVVQRGSVRAGDAVVVEHSAPDAPTVRDVLLG; encoded by the coding sequence GTGGCCTCGATCCTCGCCGTCTGCGTCGTGCACGCCCTGCGCCCCGACTCCGGTCCCGTCGGCGTGACCGCGATCGACAAGCGCGCCGTCGACGGACCCGTGCGCGTCGGGCCGTACGGGCTGCGCGCCGACGTGCAGGCCGACCGCAAGCACCACGGCGGTGCGGACCAGGCGGTCTACGCGTACGGGCAGGACGACGCGGAGCACTGGGCCCGCGAGCTGGGCCGCGAGCTGCCGCCGGGGTGGTTCGGGGAGAACCTGCGCGTCGAGGGCCTGGACCCGAACGCGGCGCGGATCGGCGACCGGTGGCGCGTCGGGGACGGCGTCGTGCTGGAGGTGACCGGGCCGCGCACCCCGTGCGCGACGTTCGCCCGGTGGGTCGGCGGGGACGACGAGCGCGGCTGGGTGCGGCGGTTCCGCGACGAGGGCCGCGTGGGCGCGTACCTGCGGGTGGTGCAGCGCGGGTCGGTGCGCGCGGGCGACGCGGTCGTGGTGGAGCACAGCGCGCCCGACGCGCCGACGGTGCGCGACGTCCTGCTCGGCTGA
- a CDS encoding prenyltransferase, whose protein sequence is MREVLAASRPFSWVNTAYPFAAGWLMATDGRVDVRLVVGTLFFLIPYNLLMYGVNDVFDYASDLANPRKGGIEGGLVDPSRARAAHRRILVACAVTTVPFVVWLLALGSPLAGVVLLLVLFDVVAYSAPGLRFKERPVLDSFSSAVHFVGPLLYALVLAGADLGARTTWPVLVAFLLWGTASHAFGAVQDVRADRAGGIASVATVLGARPTVLAATAAYVAAAAVLLALPWPGVLAALLALPYAVSTWRFRDVTDEDCERANAGWRTFLWLNLLTGFLVTMLLLAIALT, encoded by the coding sequence ATGCGCGAGGTGCTGGCCGCGTCGCGGCCGTTCTCCTGGGTGAACACCGCCTACCCGTTCGCGGCGGGGTGGCTCATGGCCACCGACGGCCGCGTCGACGTGCGCCTGGTCGTCGGGACCCTGTTCTTCCTGATCCCGTACAACCTGCTGATGTACGGCGTCAACGACGTGTTCGACTACGCGTCCGACCTGGCCAACCCCCGCAAGGGCGGGATCGAGGGCGGGCTGGTCGACCCGTCGCGGGCCCGCGCGGCGCACCGGCGCATCCTCGTGGCCTGCGCGGTCACGACCGTGCCGTTCGTCGTGTGGCTCCTGGCCCTCGGCTCGCCGCTGGCGGGCGTCGTGCTGCTGCTGGTGCTGTTCGACGTGGTCGCCTACTCCGCGCCCGGGCTGCGGTTCAAGGAGCGGCCGGTCCTCGACTCGTTCTCGTCGGCCGTGCACTTCGTCGGGCCGCTGCTGTACGCGCTCGTGCTGGCCGGCGCGGACCTCGGCGCGCGCACCACGTGGCCCGTGCTCGTCGCGTTCCTGCTGTGGGGCACGGCCTCCCACGCGTTCGGCGCCGTGCAGGACGTGCGCGCGGACCGCGCCGGCGGCATCGCGTCCGTCGCGACCGTGCTGGGTGCGCGCCCGACGGTCCTCGCGGCCACCGCGGCGTACGTCGCCGCCGCGGCCGTGCTGCTGGCGCTGCCCTGGCCGGGCGTCCTGGCGGCGCTGCTGGCGCTGCCGTACGCCGTGAGCACGTGGCGCTTCCGCGACGTCACCGACGAGGACTGCGAGCGGGCCAACGCCGGGTGGCGGACGTTCCTGTGGCTCAACCTGCTCACGGGGTTCCTCGTGACGATGCTGCTCCTGGCGATCGCCCTGACCTGA
- a CDS encoding lycopene cyclase domain-containing protein has product MTNIVLNVLVLVALTVVSWPVLRRMRGWPLLWATVHLCVLTAVFDTIMIDVGLYVFDPAKILGVHVWGAPLEDFAYAIAAAVFVPVLWRVLGRSPRTASRPDGTHDTESAHG; this is encoded by the coding sequence ATGACGAACATCGTGCTCAACGTCCTCGTGCTGGTCGCCCTGACCGTGGTGTCGTGGCCGGTGCTGCGCCGCATGCGCGGGTGGCCGCTGCTGTGGGCGACCGTGCACCTGTGCGTGCTCACCGCGGTCTTCGACACGATCATGATCGACGTCGGCCTGTACGTCTTCGACCCCGCCAAGATCCTCGGGGTCCACGTGTGGGGCGCCCCGCTGGAGGACTTCGCGTACGCGATCGCGGCCGCGGTGTTCGTGCCCGTGCTCTGGCGGGTGCTGGGCCGCTCGCCGCGGACGGCGTCACGCCCGGACGGCACGCACGACACCGAGAGCGCCCACGGCTGA
- a CDS encoding lycopene cyclase domain-containing protein — protein sequence MTALVYLGALLVSIGGLALIDRRFGLAFWYDARRSAWTVGLGVVGFLLWDVAGLLLGIFARGDSPHMTGLLLAPELPVEEAFFLTLLCYVGLLAWRWFDRTAAGRTAHREDA from the coding sequence ATGACGGCCCTGGTGTACCTCGGCGCGCTGCTGGTCTCGATCGGCGGCCTCGCGCTCATCGACCGCCGGTTCGGCCTCGCGTTCTGGTACGACGCCCGCCGGTCGGCGTGGACCGTCGGCCTCGGCGTCGTCGGGTTCCTGCTGTGGGACGTCGCCGGGCTGCTCCTCGGCATCTTCGCGCGCGGGGACTCCCCGCACATGACCGGGCTGCTGCTGGCGCCCGAGCTGCCGGTCGAGGAGGCCTTCTTCCTCACGCTGCTGTGCTACGTGGGGCTGCTGGCGTGGCGGTGGTTCGACCGGACGGCCGCCGGGCGCACGGCGCACCGGGAGGACGCATGA
- the crtI gene encoding phytoene desaturase family protein has protein sequence MSGARRDRPSERREGPVRVVVVGGGVGGLTTAALLARGGAHVTLLERHDQVGGRTGTWHSDGFRFDTGPSWWFMPEVVEHAFALLGRRLADHVDLQRLDPAYRLFPEPGSGVDPFDVVADPAVNAATFDRLEPGAGAAIGRYVADAGEAYRTALDHFLYTTFERPDRAVSRDVLRRSGTLAGLLTRTLADHVAQTVEHPVLRQVLGYHAVFLGSSPYRVPALYSLMSHLDLGDGVHYPRGGMYTLVEALEKAAVEEGVVVRTGADVVAVEVEDAPRTRRHPRRRGVARGVRLADGTVVPADVVVSGADRHHTETALLDPAHADLPADVWDRRGPGISALLVMAGVRGELPELAHHSLFFTQDWPGNFDAILGAGRATPPDGLRVPDAASAYVSRTTATDPTAAPPGHENLFVLVPFPADPSIGTRPGELDAHADRYLDQVGAWAGVPGLRERVVVRRVVGPADFARDLSAWRGTALGMEHTLRQSAMFRPGVASHRVPNLLHVGGGTVPGVGLPMVLIGAELVAKRLLGETSSRPLPAPLRPGYLASALPRGLWSDVVAGRA, from the coding sequence GTGAGCGGAGCACGTCGCGACCGGCCGTCCGAGCGGCGCGAGGGACCGGTGCGCGTCGTCGTCGTCGGCGGGGGCGTCGGTGGGCTGACGACCGCGGCGCTGCTCGCGCGCGGAGGTGCCCACGTCACCCTGCTGGAGCGGCACGACCAGGTCGGGGGACGCACGGGCACCTGGCACTCCGACGGCTTCCGGTTCGACACCGGGCCGTCGTGGTGGTTCATGCCCGAGGTCGTCGAGCACGCGTTCGCGCTGCTGGGCAGGCGCCTCGCCGACCACGTCGACCTGCAGCGTCTCGACCCCGCGTACCGGCTGTTCCCCGAGCCCGGGTCCGGCGTCGACCCGTTCGACGTGGTGGCCGACCCGGCGGTGAACGCCGCGACGTTCGACCGGCTCGAGCCGGGGGCGGGCGCGGCGATCGGGCGCTACGTCGCCGACGCGGGCGAGGCGTACCGGACGGCCCTCGACCACTTCCTGTACACGACGTTCGAGCGCCCCGACCGGGCGGTGTCCCGCGACGTGCTGCGCCGCTCCGGCACGCTGGCGGGACTGCTCACCCGCACGCTCGCGGACCACGTCGCGCAGACCGTCGAGCACCCCGTGCTGCGCCAGGTGCTCGGGTACCACGCCGTGTTCCTCGGCTCGTCGCCCTACCGCGTGCCGGCGCTCTACTCGCTCATGAGCCACCTCGACCTCGGCGACGGCGTGCACTACCCGCGCGGCGGCATGTACACGCTGGTGGAGGCGCTGGAGAAGGCCGCGGTCGAGGAGGGCGTCGTCGTTCGCACGGGCGCCGACGTCGTCGCCGTCGAGGTCGAGGACGCACCGCGCACGCGGCGGCACCCGCGCCGCCGCGGCGTCGCGCGCGGTGTGCGGCTCGCCGACGGCACGGTCGTCCCCGCGGACGTCGTGGTGTCCGGCGCCGACCGGCACCACACCGAGACCGCGCTGCTCGACCCCGCGCACGCGGACCTGCCCGCGGACGTCTGGGACCGGCGTGGTCCCGGGATCTCGGCGCTGCTCGTCATGGCGGGCGTCCGCGGCGAGCTGCCGGAGCTGGCGCACCACTCGCTGTTCTTCACCCAGGACTGGCCGGGCAACTTCGACGCGATCCTCGGCGCCGGGCGCGCGACGCCGCCGGACGGGCTGCGCGTGCCCGACGCCGCGTCCGCGTACGTCTCGCGGACCACCGCGACGGACCCCACCGCGGCGCCGCCGGGGCACGAGAACCTGTTCGTGCTCGTCCCGTTCCCCGCGGACCCGTCGATCGGCACCCGGCCCGGCGAGCTCGACGCGCACGCCGACCGCTACCTCGACCAGGTGGGCGCGTGGGCGGGGGTCCCGGGGCTGCGCGAGCGCGTCGTCGTGCGGCGCGTCGTGGGGCCGGCCGACTTCGCGCGGGACCTGTCCGCGTGGCGCGGGACCGCCCTCGGCATGGAGCACACGCTGCGCCAGTCGGCGATGTTCCGGCCGGGCGTCGCGTCGCACCGGGTGCCGAACCTGCTGCACGTGGGCGGGGGGACGGTCCCGGGCGTCGGGCTGCCGATGGTGCTCATCGGCGCCGAGCTCGTGGCCAAGCGGCTGCTGGGGGAGACGTCGTCGCGGCCGCTGCCGGCGCCCCTGCGGCCCGGGTACCTCGCCTCGGCGCTGCCGCGCGGGCTGTGGTCCGACGTCGTGGCGGGGCGTGCATGA
- a CDS encoding phytoene/squalene synthase family protein encodes MTAQRRYDTTAARASRAVLRTYSTSFGIGTRLLPPRSRTDIEAVYALVRLADEVVDTYRGPDAAAELDQLEAQTARALVTAYSTNVVVHAFARAARRTGIGHGEVDPFFASMRADLSVREHDRASYDRYVFGSAEVVGVMCLKVFLSADARPGRPPVEPPDDAVAGARALGAAFQKVNFLRDLGADHGDLGRSYLPGVDADRLTDGDVHGVLDEVRADLATARAALPLLPPRARVAVEATTALYDRLLADLAVTPPAELARRRVRVPGPVKAAVVGRVVAAALVREAGQRARRVVGA; translated from the coding sequence ATGACGGCGCAGCGCCGGTACGACACCACCGCGGCGCGGGCCAGCCGGGCGGTGCTGCGGACGTACTCCACGTCCTTCGGCATCGGCACGCGCCTGCTGCCGCCGCGCTCGCGGACCGACATCGAGGCCGTGTACGCGCTGGTCCGCCTGGCGGACGAGGTCGTGGACACCTACCGCGGCCCGGACGCGGCCGCCGAGCTCGACCAGCTCGAGGCGCAGACGGCGCGCGCGCTGGTCACCGCGTACTCGACCAACGTCGTGGTCCACGCGTTCGCCCGCGCGGCGCGCCGCACCGGCATCGGGCACGGCGAGGTCGACCCGTTCTTCGCCTCCATGCGCGCCGACCTGTCCGTGCGCGAGCACGACCGCGCGTCGTACGACCGGTACGTCTTCGGCTCGGCCGAGGTCGTCGGCGTCATGTGCCTGAAGGTCTTCCTGTCCGCCGACGCCCGCCCCGGGCGCCCGCCGGTCGAGCCGCCGGACGACGCCGTCGCCGGCGCCCGTGCGCTGGGTGCCGCGTTCCAGAAGGTCAACTTCCTGCGCGACCTCGGCGCCGACCACGGCGACCTCGGGCGCTCGTACCTGCCCGGCGTCGACGCCGACCGGCTCACCGACGGCGACGTCCACGGGGTCCTCGACGAGGTCCGTGCCGACCTGGCGACGGCCCGCGCGGCGCTGCCGCTGCTGCCGCCGCGCGCCCGCGTGGCCGTGGAGGCCACCACGGCGCTGTACGACCGGCTGCTGGCCGACCTCGCGGTCACGCCGCCGGCCGAGCTCGCGCGGCGCCGCGTGCGCGTCCCCGGACCCGTCAAGGCCGCCGTCGTGGGCCGGGTCGTGGCTGCGGCCCTGGTGCGCGAGGCCGGTCAGCGCGCGCGCCGGGTGGTCGGCGCGTGA